From Triticum aestivum cultivar Chinese Spring chromosome 7B, IWGSC CS RefSeq v2.1, whole genome shotgun sequence:
ttataaatcccacgctactactaaatggTCTCCACCGTGCATCCACGGCATGCCATATAGTAGTAGCGTTTGATTAGCGTGGGGTATAAACCCAACGCTACAGCTAAGGGTGCGTTTGGTTGTATTGCCCAGCTTGCCCATAGCTGAGCTAGCCTAGCTAGCTTAGCTCGGATGGGCTACCTTTGCCTTAGCTGCATGTTTGGTTCAATGCCGTTGCTGGAAAGGGCCAGCAGCTAGTCGTTTGGTTGTGCTGCGGGCAAAGTAGCTCATCTTCACAGTATCCAAATACATCTAGCTTATAACAAATGCATCAACAGTACAATATCATGGGAAAAAAATCAGTGAAACAGAGAAATGACTACAGGCAGATCAAGTTCTAAATAGTCATGCAAAAATTCAACGCAACTTTATGATTATAAATTTAACACACTTTGCAAACACAATGACTGATAAAAAAATCTGGGTAACAAGCTTATTTTCCACGAATGAAAAACTGAATGACATTATTACATGCAAGCATGAGGCATGGACATTATTTCCCTAGGAGACGACGCTGGAAGACATACAAAATAATCCTAAAAATTTACAGCAAAATGAATCACACGTCAGGAGCGACATGGACGTGTTCAGGAAAGTTATCACCGACCCAACGCCGCACAAACTCTTGAATAGCAGCCATCGGCCTCCCTTTTAACATGGACGCCACTTGTTCATTGGTGGCCAAAGATGTCTGTAGTGCAAGTCGGACAAAGAGAGGGTATTCTTCCATGTCATCAATTATTTTGAATAAATTCTCATTCGGGTTGGTCACGTGTGTGAAACGCATAGTATCCGACATATCACGCAGAGACCGCGTCATGTCTTGAACTACACTCTCCTCACACTTGACCCTCTTACCCTTATCGCGTTTGCCACCTCTAGGACGCTTCGAAGATGAGCTTTCATTATTGGTGTCGTCAGGAAGACAATCTGAATCATATTGTGTTGCAGGATCAATCTCAATATCAATCACACTCTTCTCGGTGTCACCAATAAAATCCTTGTCACGAGCATGAACACGGTCATAGGGTGTTTGAAGGACCGTGAACTCCCCGGTAGCATGCTTATCCTGAAATATGAACTCCATCTCATCAAAGTTGGCAATAGGCACATTGATATATTTTGCCCTTTTGTCTTTGTTCTGGAAGAGAGAAGGAAGCATGAAAATGTTAGTTATAAAAGACAAAACATAATACAAGATGGAAATATAGTTTGACAAAATTTAGAAGTAGTGCTCACGTTCTTCATCCGAACAACTTCAGTCCCGTCATATAATATTATCTTGTTGACATCATCAAAATTGGCACCGCTTAAGTTCTTCGCCTCTAGTATGATCTTCCACTGACCTTTCAACTTATGGAACTTGTGATAAACTTGCCTTTGTGTGAAGGCGGTGGTAAACTTTGCATTGATTTGTTTTGCACACTCCTCATGATGTGTCTCTTTGTAGACAAATTGTTTTCCCTCAGACTGAATCTTCTCTTTGTAGTAACGTAGCATTTCATCTACAACTTGGGGTTACCATAGACAAACCTTTGTTGATATAAATGAAAATAAGATGCAGGCACA
This genomic window contains:
- the LOC123156708 gene encoding uncharacterized protein — translated: MLRYYKEKIQSEGKQFVYKETHHEECAKQINAKFTTAFTQRQVYHKFHKLKGQWKIILEAKNLSGANFDDVNKIILYDGTEVVRMKNNKDKRAKYINVPIANFDEMEFIFQDKHATGEFTVLQTPYDRVHARDKDFIGDTEKSVIDIEIDPATQYDSDCLPDDTNNESSSSKRPRGGKRDKGKRVKCEESVVQDMTRSLRDMSDTMRFTHVTNPNENLFKIIDDMEEYPLFVRLALQTSLATNEQVASMLKGRPMAAIQEFVRRWVGDNFPEHVHVAPDV